The Elaeis guineensis isolate ETL-2024a chromosome 3, EG11, whole genome shotgun sequence region CAGTTTTCTGCAAGTGTTGTCttcaacatcaatctccataTGTTTTTTCAGTAGTTTATACGTTAGCAAAATAATTAAAACGGTAATGGTGTCAAATAAGACCTGaagtattataaaaaaaataaagaataatgataaaaaatactTATGGCCCATGTTTAAAAggtgatcaagatggaattgccaATGTGTAAAAAACTCCTGCATGTAAGCAAAAGAATTTTGGTGCTTATTGTTCCCGATTATTCATCTCTTTTCATGTTAGTTGAGCCGCGTTCTTGTCTAATAGGTGCGGTTAAGGATGCTAATTACCTACACCAAGAAGCTATCCTTCCAGCGCAAGGATGAGTGCACCGCGGAATGTCCTTTTcaattatgattatattatacactttattttaataaattttaaaatgggCATTTAATTCACCTGTCTCAGCAGACACAAAAAGTAGTACTGTTACGAAGGGAGCCATTTTGAACACTATAGTGCGAGGGTTCTACAAGGTAGTAAAAAAGTTTGCTTCTATGTATTTAACATTTTCAGTACCGTGCCTGGGAACAGAAATGTATACCAAGTTACCAACTGCAATAGAGTTCAATATGGAATTACTAAAATACTATCAACATCTTGACAAGGATCCGGTAGCATATAAGTAACTTAGGAAGCGTGGGGTACGCAGCAAACATGCTGCAAAACTGCTACCTATATTTCCACCGTCTATTTCAGGTATATATCTTGAGAGTGACGTGTTACAAATGGTCCAAATTAAGAgcttcttataaaaaaaaaatggtccAAATGAGGACCGTTACAGTACAATTTTTGATTCCGCGCCTTATagcttcattttttttcattccaCCTTATATTAACTCTCAATAAATTTATGCTGAGTTTCCGTACAATTTCGACTCATATCCTAGGATGTTTAAATGTTCAAGGCTCCACAGCCACAACTTTGGTGAGCCAACATGACCTTGTCTCCATTAATTAACCATACATCTTCTTActtcattttttatgagataaaaatattttttgggctTTTAGCCACATTAATTTATTATGACTTCTCTGTGCAGGGTGAGGTGATGAGCTTGAACCAACAAATAAGGAACTTCAAGATTAGGACACTGCCAGATTTGGAAGCCCAACTTGGACTCAGCGGCCACCGAGGGGCCAACAAACACTACCTCTCCAAGTATCTGTTTGTGGTGGGAACCGGTGGAAATGATTATTTACTGAATTACTTCATGCCCGGCGAAGAGAAGAGAGTTACCCTGCAACAATTCACCAAATTCTCATCTCTACCCTGTCAGGCCAGCTCAAGGTATATATGGACTTCATCCCATGTCCTGTTCTTAAAACTTACCAAAGTTTGAACTATTTTTTCGCAAAGACTcataaaaactttaaaaaatgaGTTAATTCGTCCATACTCATATGGCCCATGATTCTATCTAGTGTTTGCTAGTCTGGAAAACGATAAAACTTAAGCCTGCTTTTCCTTTGGCCATGCAGATGCTCTATGATCTTGGAGCAAGAAAATTCTTGCTATTCTCTATTCAAACCATGGGTTGTGTGCCTGTAGTGAGGTCAAATTCAGGTATGACCAACGGAAGCTGCGTCGAGGCCATGAACAAAGCTGCTCTTCTCTTCAACTGCCACCTAAAGTCTCTGGTCAAATCCACGAAAACCCTGCAGATGCCGGGCTCCAAAATGATCTATATTAATTCATACAAGATTATGAGAGATATCATCAGCAATCCCACTCAGAACGGTAACACTCACCAGCACTTTGACACCGTTAGATACGTAGAATATATACCTATAACAACATATTGGTTGCACCATTTCAACCCAATACCTGGGTTAATGGCGTTTAAGTGCTGGTCCTCAGGATTCTCTGATGCAAGAAAAGCCTGCTGCGAATTGGTGTCGAAGAGGGAAGGAGGAAATGGAATACTTTGCCGAAAAGGAGGACGTGCATGCCGCCATCGGGCCGCCCACGTATTCTTTGATGGGCTTCATCCAACCGATGCCGTCAACGTGAGGATCGCACAGAAGGCTTACGGCTCGAATCTGAAGGCAGAAGCATATCCTATCAACGTGAAACAATTGGCTTGGTCTCCGTAAACCGAATAAGATGAAGCATTCAGGTAGTGTCGTCAGTaggtgtgcgtgtgtgtgtttgtgttttTTTGTGTTTGTGTAGGCAGCGAAAAGAAGTGGATTTCTCTAGGATGGTGTTACGCAAACCGCTTCCTTGTGTAAATAAGTTGTTCTAGAATCAGTCTCATCTCGGTCTGATGGTTAACTCCCTTTGTTAATTGAGTTGCTGCATGGTGGTAGTTCTTATCTTTTGTAATGGAATTATATGTACATGGTTTGGTAGTACATGAAGTGTGACTTTGTCAGTCTGAGAAATGCTATAATCCTAAAACTACCTGAAGATTAATGAAACATAAttctcacccaaaaaaaaaaaaaaaattaaacatgaAGAAACATGCATTAACCATGCAGTACTGGCCAAATTAGCTAGTAAGGGTTGAGACTTGGTTCCTGATCAACCCTTATAATAGATAGTTGTCCTGATTATCTAACATTTGGTTAattaatcaaaaagaaaaataaaaatgaaaaagatgATCTAACATTTTGACTAGGTTTATGAGGTGATTCTATAGGAGTCAATATCCTCTCTAGTACATGTTTTAACTGGACGATTCACTTCAAACACCCATGGCCAGAGTTGTGTGTGATCACCTAGCAGCAGGTGATTGAACCGTGTAGGAAGATTGAATTGGACCGTCCAACAATAAATTTTCTCTGTTCAGTCATCCATCTTTGGCTGTTTGCATCCCTATGTAGTAAGTGAATTGGAccttccaataattttttttgaaaaacctcCATGAATATAAACATGAAAAACCTTCCAACAATTAAACATGAATATTTTTTGACTGATGAATTCTTGGACACGAATTTTTGTCATATCCAACTGGAATTTTTGTTATATCAGTTTGTGACAATATTGCTGAGATGAAATTAGTCACATTACTTAGTGGCCGAGTATGCCTATAGCCTTATCTTGGCATTAGTGGTCGATTTATGCCTATAGCCTTATCTTATGCCAATGCtgtaatattattttgatcacCAAGTCCAGAAAACCTCCATGGTGCATCAATGTTGTGCTATGGAGATTTTACACAGGCAAATTCCATGTGGGCGGGGCTTGGTACCAACTGCTCTTGCACATGCCTTATGACATATCAGGTCGGGATAGGGTGGTAGGGATCTATAGTGGTTGGTGATGTTCTTGTTAGTGTGGTACCTCTAAGGTCGACTGCTCTTGACCTTAGTAATTAAACAAATGCTCTTCTAATTGGTACCTAAACCCTAGTTAGTTCCTGCCGCCTCTGCTGCTTTCCCTGTTACTAGGTAATCAGGAAGATTAGTGCATCTGCTGGAGCATCATTCGTTTGGATGCGACAACATGTGCTTCAACCAGCATATATAGGATCAATTTAAATGGCTCTGCAAGCAAATAGTACAACTTTTTTCATTTGAGTTTAATAGAAGAGATAATAGCATGCATCATATGCAGTGCATGATTAGTGTTATCTTTTCCATCTTTATGTATTGTTGGCACGTTTTTCTCACCTTGGCAAAGTTAATTGTATTAGATTGTTCAAGCAAGGTTTGAATATTCAGCTAGCCTTTTAACATACTGTGCATGCGAAATTTTTTATGCACTGCAGGTGGTATAGAAAATTCGATGTGGAGCGCATCATCTTATCTGATTAGTCCATATAGTCATCATTTTCTAACGtatatttaatatttgtaattttgctttttcgtttaaaattttgaatgacaaaaatattcttatttcttgaaaaaattatgacatcttatatccaTATTGTGACATTTTGCattcagaaagtcataatttttgtccacaggatgtcataatataatacaggatatcataatatgtacaagatgtcataattttatctaaagaataaagatatttttgtcatttaaaattttcaaatgaaaaaataaagctGCAGGTATTAAATGTACGTTAGAAAGTGATTAGATAAAAATACCccttttatattatgatatatttggTTATATTATAACATCCCAGGCCATATTATATTATCCtgcatgcagaaagtcataatttgatgcatgatatcataatatatacaggatgttataattttttgaactatattatgacatcctgcgtatagaaagtcataatatgccacagaatgtcatgatttttttcaaagaatagtgatatttttgtcatataaattttttaaatgaaaaatgaaaCTGAAGACATTAAATGTACGTTGGAAAGCATTTACTATATGGATCAATCATATAAAATGATATATTTCACAATGAATTTTTTATATTgtgcacaaaattttttttttattgtacatATGATGGCTAAGAATAGCACCACCCATCTGTACTGGGCTAAATTAACCTGGTCTTGGCTACGGCTACTACAAAAGCTACATCGTTACGCCATAGACTGTAGCAATACGCAATCGAGCTAAGATCAACTGGTGATCTCCCTTGCGGGGGCAACGCCcccagaaaataaaagagaacgcCAAACAGTAATGCTGAGCACCATCGATAAGTGCGCGATCGCACCACCCGTCTATCACCTCCCACTCCAACCGCCacgtcttcctttttttttttttttgatataaatccAACCTCCACGTCTTCGCTTTTGGCCCCTGCATGCAACCACAGAACCATTTCTCTCTCCTCAACCCCCTCCCATATCCCGCCGTGCCCTCTGCCACGCGTCACCTATGCAACCCACCACCTCCTCTATAAAGTAAGCAACACCTCCGCCACTACTGTtaggaaagaagagagagaaagagagggggggaGTGAAAGAATGGCGAAGGTCCAGCAGGCGGCGAGGTTTGCGACAGCGGGGGCGATAGGGGCGGGACTGCTGGTGCTGTCGGGGCTGACGCTAACGGGGACGGTGATCGGGCTGGTGGCGGCGACGCCGTTGCTGGTGATATTCAGCCCGATACTGGTGCCGGCGGCGGCGGTGGTTGCAGTGGTGGCGGCGGGGCTGCTGCTGTCCGGGGGGTTCGGAGTGGCCGCGGTGTCTGCTCTGACGTGGATCTACAACTACGTGACGGGGAAGCACCCGCCGGGCGCGGACCGGCTGGACGAGGCGCGGGCGGCAATCGCGAGGAAGGCCAAGGACTACGGCCGCTACGTGCAAACCACAACCCAGGAGATCGCCGCTACTGGCTCTTAAACCTACCTACCTATggatatctctctctctttccggtAGTCTGCGTCTAGAGTATGGTTGTTCTTTGTACGTGGTGTTTTGGCTTTCATCCGATCCGCGCCTAGTTATCCATGTGTATGCGAAATAGAGTAATGGTAACAAGCTGGTGGTTCTTCTTTATGATCCGTGCTTGGGTGAAGGGAATGCAAACTTTGTAACGGTGGAATCGGGTTAGAGACGTTTCATGAAACAGGAAGGCGGACAAGGATTTGGCTTGATGGGCTTTGCACAGTGTCACATGAGACCTCAAAAAGGCTCTTGAGCCGACAAAATCCAAATATTAGCATAAGCACATATCAAATAATACCGCAAGATGAGATTTTGGTCACGAACCAAATATGTCGAGGGATATGACCATTGCAATTCCCTCCATCTTTGATCCGGATTTCGATCATGAATCAAACGTGCCAGAGCTTTTGTTAGGAAAAAGAGTTTATTGCTTTCGAAAAGAAGTGCGAGTGGAAGTTTTGAATAAATGCTACCTCGGCGGATATATGACAAGATTAGCATTATTTGCCATAGCGTAAGATTGGTGTTGGCGGCACTTCCACCATTGCCCAAGATTACTCAATGTTATGGGCCGTTGGACGTCAAGATGTATCTTTcttgagaattaaaaaaaaaaatgtttatcGCATTTTGTCGTATGACATTCTAAGAGTAGCGGTGGAGTTGGGTTTTTAACAAATTTAAGGTGCGGTTGGTTTGCAATTAGGgtcaaaattgaaattaaaatagaaATTAGAATGGTCAAATCTTTTAATGTATttggttcatgatcaaaataaaaattgaaattagaataaaatattaGGAGAGTAAGGATTGAACTTTAGAGGattgaagaatttttattttctaaaatcagaatggAATAGGATTTTCTTCGACCAAACGGTGGAACACAAGCTAGTCATTCCCATTCTCAGCCCAACTCCCCCAACTAGATATGCCCTTAATGGATTGGGCTGGAAGAAGAGACCATATTTTTGGGAGCAAGAATTTAGTATTATTAAGGATTTTAATAGAGAGGGACTGTTCTAGTTGTAGAAGAAAGAATTCAAAACTAATATTCtacataattattatttaaaaaatatttactaaatatTTTTTCCAGCAATTTTTTAAGGAATAGATAGATGTTTGTAGTTAAAAGAAAGAATAATCTAATCTTTTATATATTAATATGCTTTACGTAATTCTTAAAATTTTGTAATCTTTTGCTTATGTTTGCAATAAAATATTCTATTTTTATTCTTCTGGTAGTGTGAATTTTATGTCCTCTGGATATATTTGTGTTTAACTCTCAATTTAACCAACCATTTGAAAATTACTGTATTGCTTGATTGCTTTTAAGCTCCACCTGTTCAATCAG contains the following coding sequences:
- the LOC105040496 gene encoding oleosin Ara h 15.0101, with protein sequence MAKVQQAARFATAGAIGAGLLVLSGLTLTGTVIGLVAATPLLVIFSPILVPAAAVVAVVAAGLLLSGGFGVAAVSALTWIYNYVTGKHPPGADRLDEARAAIARKAKDYGRYVQTTTQEIAATGS
- the LOC105040497 gene encoding LOW QUALITY PROTEIN: GDSL esterase/lipase At1g29670 (The sequence of the model RefSeq protein was modified relative to this genomic sequence to represent the inferred CDS: inserted 1 base in 1 codon), with translation MSRTLARLLIALLILFQASLCMSHGEAELKGMFVFGSSLVDNGNNNFLRNSTARADYPPYGIDFPLGPSGRFSNGRNPIDVLGELLKLPSLIPPFADPRTRGRRIAHGVNYASGGSGILDQTGSITGEVMSLNQQIRNFKIRTLPDLEAQLGLSGHRGANKHYLSKYLFVVGTGGNDYLLNYFMPGEEKRVTLQQFTKXLISTLSGQLKMLYDLGARKFLLFSIQTMGCVPVVRSNSGMTNGSCVEAMNKAALLFNCHLKSLVKSTKTLQMPGSKMIYINSYKIMRDIISNPTQNGFSDARKACCELVSKREGGNGILCRKGGRACRHRAAHVFFDGLHPTDAVNVRIAQKAYGSNLKAEAYPINVKQLAWSP